From Mustela erminea isolate mMusErm1 chromosome 1, mMusErm1.Pri, whole genome shotgun sequence, a single genomic window includes:
- the LOC116592842 gene encoding protein FAM3D-like, whose translation MGPTMCFENLVIMSPVKNNVGRGLNFALVNGTTGVVLTQKCFDMYSGDVMLLVKFLKEIPEGTLVLVASYDDSGTKMNDETRKFLTNLGNSYAKQLGFRDSSFLLGAKDLRDKSPFEQFLKNNPDTNK comes from the coding sequence ATGGGTCCCACCATGTGCTTCGAAAACCTTGTGATCATGAGTCCTGTGAAAAACAACGTGGGCAGAGGCCTGAACTTTGCCCTGGTGAACGGAACCACAGGAGTGGTGCTGACACAGAAATGTTTCGACATGTACTCTGGAGATGTTATGCTCCTGGTAAAGTTCCTTAAAGAAATCCCAGAGGGCACACTGGTGCTAGTGGCCTCCTATGATGACTCAGGAACCAAAATGAATGATGAGACCAGGAAGTTCCTCACCAACTTGGGCAATTCCTATGCAAAGCAGCTGGGATTCAGAGATAGCTCATTCCTCTTAGGGGCCAAAGACCTCAGGGATAAAAGCCCTTTTGAGCAGTTCTTAAAGAACAACCCAGACACAAACAAATAG